In the genome of Epinephelus moara isolate mb chromosome 14, YSFRI_EMoa_1.0, whole genome shotgun sequence, the window NNNNNNNNNNNNNNNNNNNNNNNNNNNNNNNNNNNNNNNNNNNNNNNNNNNNNNNNNNNNNNNNNNNNNNNNNNNNNNNNNNNNNNNNNNNNNNNNNNNNNNNNNNNNNNNNNNNNNNNNNNNNNNNNNNNNNNNNNNNNNNNNNNNNNNNNNNNNNNNNNNNNNNNNNNNNNNNNNNNNNNNNNNNNNNNNNNNNNNNNNNNNNNNNNNNNNNNNNNNNNNNNNNNNNNNNNNNNNNNNNNNNNNNNNNNNNNNNNNNNNNNNNNNNNNNNNNNNNNNNNNNNNtttttgacgacatgctatactatgacgttttttaatggtttttgacgacatactatactatgactttttttcaacatttttgacgacatgctatactatgacgttttttaatggtttttgacgacatactatactatgactttttttcaacatttttgacgacatgctatactatgacgttttttaatggtttttgatgacatactatactatgactttNactttttttcaacatttttgacgacatgctatactatgacgttttttaatggtttttgacgacatactatactatgactttttaccttcgtttttgacgacatgctatactataactcTTTTTCacggtttttgacgacatgctatactatgacgttttttcatggtttttgacgacatactatagtttgactttttcattgtttttgacggcatggtatactatgactttttttcgtcCTTTTTGacgacatggtatactatgacgttttttcatggtttttgacgacatggtatactatgacgttttttcatggtttttgacggcatggtatactatgactttttttcgtcCTTTTTGACGGcatggtatactatgacgttttttcatggtttttgacgacatgctatactatgatgttttgtcatcatttttgacgacatactatagtttGACtattcatggtttttgacggcacgctatactatgactttttttcatggtttttgacggcacgctatactatgacgttttcatgatttttgatgacatactgtactactgctatatgactttttaaaagttatatttgctgaaaatTGTGTCatgtgatgaaaaaacaaagccaGAGACATTAGACCGATATCTACATGTTTATTGTAGATTCAAaaacaggtaataaaatacATTGTTAAAATAGAAGTTGTATTCAATACATCTGTAAATAAAGTGAAAGTTCACAGAACTTTCTGAAAATGTAGATGGAGACAAAATATTTCttgcacacaaaacacaggacagtTACATGTTGTATTTAAAGTATCTCAGGTAGTCCTGGTCAGGCTGCAGTGAAAGAGACAGATCACTTTTAAAAGGTGCTGAAAGTTAGCAGCGAGCGTTATTCTTTCAGGACGGCGGCTCAGGCTCAATAACGTCTCTGAAGAGCCGTTTGAACAGAGCATCAATTATTCATccactctcacactcacacagtctgTGACAGCGGTTTCACACGCCGCCCGTCAAATGTGCTGCATCAGTGGAATCTATCTTCCTCTTTGTCCTTCTCCATCGGTGGAGGACGGAGTGCGCACAGAACACTGGCAGCCATTTTAAAAATCAGGAACAAAAAAAGAGTGTAGGGAGAGTACAGAAAGTGTGGTGTTTCTCCACAATGATCAGATCATGAAGTCATAATGCTTAACGGCAGCTTTAAAGTGCTATTCATCTTCAACGCAAACCTTTTACGCTGCTTTCCCCAaaatcagagaaacactggtcTTTTTTAAACCCCCTAAACGTGGGACTGTTTCTTTAAAAGATAATTCTACCCTTTTCATGTCACTCAAAACATCTTCTCTTTGATTTGTATTGTTACTCTGTAAGATTTCACATAATTCAATTCCCAAAAGCTCCTCCGTGACTTCACACAATACTCCCGTGTGGTCCCATCTTATTCCAAACATTTATACAGCGCATGTTGAAGTACATGTCTATCACACAGGTTTATAAGCATCAtatctccagtgtttctctgttGGTAAACCTCAGACTGTTTGTCATCTCGCCTCCTCTAGTTTTAGCAAGCTGAAGCTTAAAGGTGCAGTGCAGAGTTTTCCTCTGACTCAGCAGAGAGTATTGCACAAAGATCATGTAAAGCAGGGGAAGTCCAGTACAGCTGCAGGCAACTTGAACTCATCAGTCATGGGGCTCTGTCCAGCCTGGACGCCCTGCAGAAGACGAGGGAATGTAGGTTCATCCATTGAAGAGATAGAAACCCCCTCGACTCCTCCAGAATGtaacttttttgttgtgttttttttttgtccttttttttccagctttttCAGGAGCTGTGAGAGTTGGGAGGAACCCTTCCGTCCTCTCCAGCAGGTCAGGGTGTCAAACACCAGGTGGCGATGTTTCCTCACAATCAGCTGGAGCTGCTCTCCTGCTGCCGAGCTAAAACACAGAAAGGTACAAATAAGGATTTagaatatatattaatttaaaatatgaaGTGTATGAAAGCTTGACACTAACAATAACATATGAATGtctgtgtgaaataaaaatatataaaatatgtgACTTTGTTATGAACATTAAAATCATAATATAGTATAATGTGAcatgaaaagtaaaaaataaagtctaGTATATCTTTATAAAGgttctaaatgtttttttaaagtcacgtgaagtaaataaaacaagtcatagtaaagtaaaTCATAAAAAGTTTCTtacacagtatagtatgttgacgttttttaaaaaaaaacatagtatagcatgtcttcaaaaacgatgacaaaaagtcatagtatagtatgtcgtcaaaaacatcgaaaaagtcatagtatagtatgtcgtcaaaaacaaaaaaagtcatagtatagtatgtcgtcaaaaagaaaagaagtcatagtatagcatgtcgtcaaaaacaaaaaaagtcatagcatagcatgtcgtcaaaaacaaaaaaagtgatagtacagcatgtcgtcaaaaacaaaagaagtcatagcatagtatgtcgtcaaaaacaaaagaagtcatagtatgtgtttgtgtttgtgtgtgtgtgtgtgtgtttgtacctgtTGAGTCTCTGAAGCGTTTCTTAGCCTCGGCTCTCTCCTCAGAGTCAAAATACCAAACTGTGATGGCGTACCTGAAACAGAGACAACAGTGATGTTTAATACACCTCTGGGTTTGTAGATTTCATTTGAAAAATCACTTTTTAATTTCTTGTTGCACTTAAAGTCAGAGTTTGTTTCACTGAAGTAGATCTAGTGTCTGTGAAGCAACTAAAATATACTTTTAGAATATAGTCTGAGTTAAACTGCCTGTGTTTCCTAACACAGCGTGCAAAAATGCTGCCTCTGTATACATCTgaggcagccaatcagagatgGAAGGTCATGACATTAGTTACTTCACACTTCTATATTCATAGAGgagatacatgtaaaacatATTAGCCTCAGTCAAAGATGTTGTTTACTGGTTTGGGTGTTATTTCACTTTTACACCAGCAGGTGGAGCCAATGATCTGTGGATGAGGTGTTTCTGTcctcagtgaaaataaaaggaTTCAGCACTTTAAATGCACCTGATTAATTCAATTAAACTGCATCTAATCTGTTTTAACTCATAATAAAAAGCACACACCTCTGTTGTGCTGTGTCAgagtttgctgatgtcaacacaCTTTCAACACTaacagaaaataatatttaCTGAACTTCATTTGATGTTAAAGGTTATTTCCTTCCCAGAAGACCTGTCTGTTAACGTAGCAGAGACAGTAGCGTCCTGTTTTTGTGGGCACAGTGAAACTGTAGTTCATCAATTTATCTTAATTGTATTTTCGAGGTTCTGGTGCTTTAGTTTCAGCTTTTGTAGAAGAGTTTCTATTTTTTCTCCACTGCATTCAAGAGGGGAAATTATTGTACTATTTGCTCTCCTACATTTATCTGATCATCATCTGTTAGATGGAGAGGTGAGGTAAATGTTTGAAAGTTTTGGGTGGTAAAGTGGGAGCTGACACAGGTAGACAGGATGTGCAGGATTCATTATCTTCAGTATTCAAGTCGTCTGACTTAAACTAATGCATCAATTAATCATCCCAAATGGGATCTAAAAAAGTTCcaacaatgtttaaaatgatgtcaaacaaaaatatctctctctatctgtcaATTCATAGAGATTTGAAGATAACTTTCTTCCTTCCTACAGGAACTGAACACCTCTGTCTTTAGTTATCAggattattgattgattggttacCTGGTGGCGTACGAAGGCTGCACCTCATGTGGGTTCCTGCGGTCGGACCAAAACAGGAGCAGCCGGTCAAACAGCGGCTTGATGTCGGCAACGTAAGATTTCCCCTCTGGAAAGATCCTGAGGATGCCGCCGTGCTCCTGATCAACGACAACACCACAAAGATCAGACACCATGAAGACGAAGACGAACTGAAGGATGAAGAGAAACTCTTCTCCTTCTCAAGCTAAATTAACTTTAACTgctttaactacattttgctgatatgtACTATAATCTGAGTCATGATCACAAGAGATCAGAGaatttaaaataatcaataaaatcacAATCATAAAGAAAGAAGTTCAAACAGAGTGATAGAGTGTGAATTCAGAAATGAGCAGAGGTCCCTTAACGCACCTTGGCGTCCCAGTTCTTGTTGAGGTAGTAGATGCACGTGATGCAGCGTCCGTCGTGGTTTGGGTTGTCCACGTGTTTGACGTAACCTGCCCCGTTTCCTGGGTAACACGCCACCATGGcctaaagacacacacagacaacacacactTTATTAGACCTCAGTGTCACACACAGTGTTTGAGAACGTTCTGCGTGTTTCAGAGAGACACTACAGGAGTAGAAAcctgcacatggaagggcaggttaaggcattaaaacacaaacagacacgtTTGCAAGAGATtttgaaacaacataaaacttgTAGGGAACTGAAAATGTTCGGTATCATAATGCAACAGACAATGAGTGTCGACTTAAGGAAAATGTCACTACGCTGATGATGTGGATCTTTACAAATGTTCTTTTACTTGTTTATAAATCTTCAAATGACCGTGCCCCTCCACACATCATGGAGTTTCTATCATTTTATGTTCCAGCCACTGAGGTTCTCCActttgctttattttgaaatgttccTCATGTGTCTGCTGCGAGCACTTTCTATTTTTATGCCCCTAAACTGTGGAATTCACTGCCTCTGGATATTAAAATGCTGAGCtctttctctgtatttttagAGTAAATTAAAGACCCGTCTTTTTAATCTGGCCTTTTAATGTGGAGTAACGTCACAGTCTTGAAGTTTTAACCACTGGTTTGTACCTTATTTTAtccctcctgtttatttttattctattttatttatttactctttTTTGATTCTGTGGATTTTGGATCggctttcttttttaaaatattttattactgATGTAATTTTTTAGGCCTGcaaaactttgtgtgtgtgtcattacaGTTTTGCCATGTGAAGAACTTTAGGCTGCAtatttgtatgaaaggtgctatataaataaagttgagttgagttattCTTTGTTCGAATCATTTCTGATTTCAAATAAACATTCTGACAAcctactttatttatttgtcttatttAGATGCTCTCGTTCAGCTGTTTGTATTTGGACATGAAACAATTCACAACTGTCAATTcttttgttgaaagaaaaaaaatacatcatctGTAAAAACGAGTTTATATTCCCCCAAAGTAAGTtatgtaaaacaaaagaaagtatATTTTGGACACTCAGGTTATGTATCAGCTTTATTAAACAATCCATGCGATACAAAGCTCGAGTGATTCTCCTCACTATGatagaaaatacaaaaactgtttGCTCTGAAGAACAAAGCGCAGTGTGTTTTTATCGATAATGAAAAAGAAGAACATGAGGAAAAAGGTGTGACgcaatttcaaaacaaaagctgaCAGATGTGATTACAGAAActtcccgtgtgtgtgtgtgtctgtgtgtgtgtgtctgtgtgtggggggTGGTTATTTGCCAATATTTCTGAATACATCGGGTGTGTGTCGTGGTTGTGTGTCTACGACTTCAGCTGCACGTAGACAAGTTGTTGCAGtcatgtgtgtccatgtgttgcATGcattctgctgtgtgtgtgtggtgggtcAGTGCAGGGAGGAAACTAGATCAGTCACACTTGTGGTTGCAGCAGTGATAAGAGCAGTCGAAGCCTTAATGACTGAGCAGAGTAACGGCTTAAAGACAATCAGGATTCTGATGTTAGTGAGGAGACGACAACTAACAAATAGATCTTGATgataaaaactaagatgaaatctatgtttcagtttagttgacaagatgtgacaaaaatgttagtGATCGACTATCGGACACTGAAAACCAAGAACGGCCGTGCTTGTAATTCTCTTCAAATGCCACATaagcgacaggctggtaaactccagtaaatagtctgcaccacaATGTTTTAGTAGCCAGCAGAGACAGTCAGAGTGGAGCAGTGTCAGCCGTTGGTGCGAGTTgagagctgtaattcagcagtaaataatcagacgtgtgtgtgactgtggatggtggagctgctgaatggatttgtggagtttgttagttgcagcgatggctgttagcagctagctccactcgttagctgctgaatggcagcggagcaagcGGCCACCGACGACAACTTCGGGAAGTTTTCTgagttgatggtgtttgacaggcaggtaggaggctcagttatctgtgagtttAACTgcgctgtaagtaaacagtctgaactcgtTTCTGGgaacagcacacaggtgaggttgggactttataaaaagataGTGACCAGATAGTAGCAGCATGTACTGAGGAGGACGCTACAAAGCTTGCAACACAGCAATGATGAAAAAAGTGAGGTGAAATGCGAAGCAGACAAAGCTCGATCCAAAACGAGACTGAATCTGGGGTCCGCCTTCACTTTCACATTTGATGGCGAAACTTTCTATAAACTGTAACAGACAATTCATGCATACTCCTAATATTCTCTATGCCTGCAAATACTACAAGACAACAGGTCAATATTTTTTACTCATGACAGCTTTGGCCTGTTTAAAGTTTACAGTCTTTACGATACAGATATTCAATCAAATAGAAGAAAACTCAAAGGGTGTAAAACTATATTCcagtaaaagtaaaacatacttaagacaaaagaaaaagtcaacTCCAGTGCTCCCATCATCCTAAAAAGACCTGCCCCACTCACTGCAGCGATGCAGAAAGTGgaagctgattggctgagagcaGCAGACGGTCATCAGACATGCGACTGTGTCAGAGTCAACAAGAAGCCCAAACTGAGGATTTCcttcaggaaaaacaaacagctgattcTCTGGCGCTAACGCACACGACCCCTGAGAGGTTACTACAGGTCATCTCAGTGAGACGGCTTTAGCTGGTTAAAACACAGGGTTTTCTTCACAGTCTTAACACTGTAGAACTTTGCACATTAGTCAGGTACAAACATAAAAGTTTGGAATCAGCagctgttgatgtttttcttcttcctttcaaTAATGTCTAttttaaacagatttaaaaGTATAATTCCACATTTACTCTATTCTCATTCACAGATTAAAAGGACTGTTTGGGTCTCTGGTTCTGATTTAAACTGGTTCTCTCCATATTTATCCAACAGATCCTTCTGTCTTTATCAGTAACCCTCTTTCTTCCTCGGCTCCCATCTCCTGTGGTGTACCCCAAGGTTCAATACTCGGTCCAGTTCtcttctccattttttttttacttcagctGGGCTAAATTATTCAGAAATATAacatatattttcactgttATGTGGATGATACACAGATCTACCTCCCCTTAGAGccaaacaacatcaacaaactaaCTGAAGTCAACAACTGTCTTCACGACATCAAATCCTGGATGGCTAAAAgttaaactaaacaaaatttatttcatttggaCCACAGCACTTGACCAGCAGTATTTCCCCTCATCTTGGCCCTTTGGTCCCCTCTGTTAAGTCCAATTAAATTTAGGAAAtcttaaaatcttaaaaaaaaaaaaatcttaaaaatatatataaataaaaaaaataaataaataaataaaacaagaaatggCCAAGTCTCACAGCTGATTACGAACTTTTCAGCGGTTGTGTATGAACCTAACTAATgtgcaaacaaacatgtttttctgcGTGTTCATGGTCGCTCACTGAAAAGCCAAAACCCATTTACTACTAAATGATGTCAGCTGCGTCCGCTCTAGCTGCGTCATCACCGACACATCCTTTCTTTTCAGCGCTCTTATTGTGAAACTGTGAAAGACGAAAAGCTTCACACGCTATGGAAAATCTCACATTCTGCTCCCAACCTTTTCTTtacaatcacaaacacacacacgctttatACCAGAAGGTCATTGCGTAGATTAACCCTCATCAAACACATGGGTGAACGCAACATCAACAACATCTTTGGCAACCGAACTGACGTCAGCGTGTACCACCTGATGTCTGTCTTCACATGTAACCACATTGAGTCCATGCCTTCCTCTGAACGCAACATCAACAACATCTTTGGCAACCGAACTGACGTCAGCGTGTACCACCTGATGTCTGTCTTCACATGTAACCACATTGAGCCCATGCCTCCCTCTGAACGCAACATCAACAACATCTTTGGCAACCGAACTGACGTCAGCGTGTACCACCTGATGTCTGTCTTCACATGTAACCACATTGAGTCCATGCCTCCCTCTATCGCTCTACACGTTAAGGGGGGAAGTTAGCAGTTGGGCGGGGGAGGGGGGGGTCAAGCCTTCCTCAGTGTGCACGCAAGGAACTCCAGAGCTGCACGTAGCTTCAGCCTTCCTCTGCTGCCGCTGACAACAAACCCCCAGCACTGATAAAGAGTGGCTGACCTGCTCCAAAAATCACAGGCGAGCTGCACTCACTCTGTCGGGGGAAGGAGGGAAATCACGCAAGTTTGTTTACACGCTGCCACTAgggcacgtacacacacacacacacacacacacacacacaaacatcatcatcaccatcaccaccacgtAACTGCTATGAAGTGAAACTATGTGGAGAAACACAGGAGGGCTGGGCAGAGAGGAAATGATAcactgtggaggaaaaaaaaatgactcaaaacaaAACGCCTCACCGAGCCTTGCGCCTCAACTTTATCTTATCTTTCTcatagagaggaggaggagggaggaatgAAGGGAGGGATGGAGTGCTCTGAGGTCTGTGCAGTTGTTTGGCTGGTTTCCAGTCTGCTGAAGTCTTTAATGACAGAGCTACGTGTGGAGTGTGAGGCTGCAGTCTGGATCGATTTCAACGGCATAAACCTTAACAGTGATTCCCAAACTGACTGGACTGGAGCCAAAACTACACGGGTATAGGCGCCAATAATAATACAAACACTGGAGTGTTAAAAGAATCAGATATCATTCATCCAACATTTGTGCGTTTGAGCCCAAAGTTCCGATAGTTAGAGATTTTTTGATGCAATCGTTCCTCTAGTTTGTAGTGGCGGTGAGGACGACCTCCCCGTGTTGTCCGTCAGTTTCATGGTTACAGTTTGGGTTGAAACTAACTAATTAAATTCATCTTTATTTCCCTATTTTGTACTTTCTCTCAGGAATCAGGGCGTCGTTACACTTGTAAAAAATCTTTTATTCCGTCTGCAATTCATCTTTTAAATTCTAtataaatttttgtttttattgttttttttatctcttttatgTCATTAACTTTTATTGTTTCGAGAATTCCTTTATTTCATTGAACTCCTTGGCACATGTGACTGTATATTATCttatagtgtgtgtgtacaaggcAAGCTGTTCTTttctaaatctgaatctgaattatAAAACAGGTCGTAAAAAAATTATATTGCGACCAGTATTGCAATTGTAATATTAGTCAAGTTTCATTttcactaataaaaaaaaaatagaaaaaagataAAGTGATTTTAGCTGGGTCTCTACTAATAAACACATTCCCTTCCATCTAATATCTCAGGTCCTTCCTCTAATTTTATCTCTTTATTTAATTACACAGTCATGACATGATGCGTGACAGGCACGCTCAAACGCCTGAGGGATCAGTCACTGCTTTtgatccgtgtgtgtgtgtgtaagtacgTGCTGAGGAGTGAGGGAGTGAATAACCGAATAAAAGGCTGAGTGTGTACGTGAGAATGTTCACTGCTGCATCTGCAGGGAAGAGATTGTTTTACTGAATGaatcaatttgtgtttttgttctacAAATAAAGTCTGACTGATTGAGTGACAGAACACAACTTATAGCTCAGTAGCAGCACAGCCAGGTCTTTACATCTGTTGatccccgcaggactccactcagtccagaCTGTCTCAggaaggtttgtgggttgatggtgtttgacaggcagggaggaggctcagttatctgtgagtgtagctgtgctgtaagtaaacagtctgaactcagatcagttttctctgacagagatgaaagtttagtctgaatcaccaactctgtgagaggacaccagtttaaacctccagactaacatgttgcacatgaagaaacaagttatgtttctgcttcttaacagtcacatggataagtcagagtttacagtgaacctggggacaaatcctagttgtctcacattagttatttgttgagagcagaaatacagagatgttgagcttttcaaatgatcaTCAGTAAATCATCCCTGAAGGGCTGCATATTTTTGCGTCCTCAGATCCATTGTTTGTTGCAGACACATTGCAGACGTGCACAAACTTGTGACACTGCTGTGACGCACACACATTCTCGAACATCTACATTTTAGGCTGTGATGGCTTCATCGCAAAGGTTCAACTTTTGGAAAGCAGAAGCTtgcaccacatgtcatgtgacgaggaagaaccaatcacagccaacagatatctttcccttcatccGTTAATATCAGTCTGTGACAAATAGGTTGATCATTTTAGCACAGggctttacatctgtctcatGGACAATGTTTTAAGcctaaacacttaaaaaaaaacacctggaaGAATTACATTGTGGATTACAGGATTACATTAGGTAGGCTGTGATACGGTGctggttgctaagcaaccataacCAAGGCCTCTGCACACGgagtctttttttgtctgaaactGTTGCACATTGAAAAATAAGTCAGAAAACTGAGTCCTCAACGTTTGTTGACAGCTACGTTCAACAGGTCAGACAGtgatattcaggtggatgatgatgatgaagaggaggaggatgtggaccgcacacagaatgtggaggacagccacgccccttcatgcagctgtggtgcCAAATAACAGACAGGGAGGAAGTGATGACAGTCAGACGGGTAACTCcagaggagagaggcaaagaaggaaatgtgtctttatatTTTGTCATGTACTGCACATTTATGCTCCGAgtagaacaataaaacacatcggcatcagtgtgcaaggtttctgtgtgtaaggatttttttttccacatgatggattaaaaaaacaaatctgaaaaaacagactcagcgtgcaaagaaaaaaactgaatctAAAATAGCTAAACAGCTGCCAAAATGAACGCAGGCTGAAGGCGATTAAACTTTATATTCACTTCAAGTTTTTACTGTACGAAGAAAaaacttctgtgtgtgtgtgtgtgtgtgtgtagtcccATTGTAACGGGGTTGACCTGTTTTCTTAAGAAGTTAAATCTGATAACGTGCATGCACAAACACTTACGATAAGGGCGCACTGTACGCTGCTGCACCTGAAGACAGGGCGGAAACGCTGGAaacgtgtgtgcgtgtgtgtttgtgtgtgagagattaTGTAAATCTGTATGagtgttggtgtgtgtatgCGAGTCTATGTGGAGTGAGGGAGGGACGAGGGCGTACGTGAGAATGTCCACTGCTACATCTGCAGCTGTGGAAGATGTATTCAGATCCTTAACTGTAGTCACAGTACTAAACCCACACTGAGacaatactccattacaagttaacttcacttaaataaaagtagacatcagcaaaatgtacttaaagtacaGTAAACTGTTccatgctgtcagtgtttgtttatagCGATGCATCATGTTCTATGAGTTCATCATTTGTAGTGTGGCTGTTTTCGTGTTCTAAAAATCTCACGTCTGTTTCCCTGAAAGAAGGAGCACATTTTTAATACATATTCCTGGTAAGTACTCAGACCTAAATTCCCGGTATTCAGCCTGAGTCTACACGCCATCAACACGTCTGCCTGTGTGATTAATCAGCACGCAGCAGCAGAGGACACCCAGTGGACCTGAACTGGTCCACTACATTTCCTGTCCTCCCCGGAGCGTGCTCTGGTTCCTGGAGCCTTGGCTCGGGGCCCAGAGGGGGTCGCTGGACGGCTGCCAAAAGAGC includes:
- the egln3 gene encoding egl nine homolog 3, with the translated sequence MPFIEHVSDADLECLALERIVPALLAHGFCYVDDVLGELAGGVVLEQVKDMHRSGALQDGRLAGSVRGVHRRRIRGDKIAWVSGAERGCEAINFLLNLIDKLISVCASRLGCKKIRERSKAMVACYPGNGAGYVKHVDNPNHDGRCITCIYYLNKNWDAKEHGGILRIFPEGKSYVADIKPLFDRLLLFWSDRRNPHEVQPSYATRYAITVWYFDSEERAEAKKRFRDSTARQQESSSS